The segment AATTTGGCCAACGTGTGGCTTCTCAGTCTCAATCCACAGCAGGTCAGCACCGTTTTGCAGGCTGGTGATACAGTCAAGCACAACACGGTCTTCGCCAGTCCCCGGTTTGAACTGGTAGAGGCCTGATGCTAAACGCTTCGGCTTAACCAGCTTACCGTTTTGTTTGATAACCACATCACCATTATTGATGTCGCTAGCATTTTCGATGACATCGCCATCTAAGAAGCTGTTGTACTGGTCGCCTAAGTCGCCGGGCTCATTAGTCACTGCGATTTTTTGGGTCAGGCCTGCACCTAGCGAGTCGGTGCGCGCTACGATAACGCCATCTTCAATGCCGAGCTCAAGGAAGGCATAGCGCACTGCATTGATTTTTGCCAAAAAGTCTTCGTGAGGAACGGTGACTTTGCCATCCTGGTGGCCGCACTGTTTCTCATCGGAAACTTGGTTTTCAAGCTGGATACAGCATGCACCGGCTTGAATGAATTTCTTGGCCAAGAGGTAGGTCGCTTCAGCATTGCCAAAACCAGCATCGATATCAGCGATGATCGGTACGATGTGCGTTTCGTAGTTATCGATTTTGCTGATAAGTTCTTGCTCTTTAGCGCTATCGCCTGCTTCTTTGGCATCATCCAGGGCACGGAACAGGTGGTTAAGCTCCCATGCATCTGCCTGCTTCAAGAAGGTGTAAAGCTCTTCTATCAGGTCAGCGACAGATGTTTTTTCATGCATGGATTGATCCGGCAGCGGGCCGAACTCAGAACGTAAGGCGGCTACCATCCAGCCTGACAGGTAGAGATAGCTGCGCTTAGTCGTGCCAAAGTGCTTTTTAATGGAAATTAGTTTTTGTTGCCCAATAAAACCGTGCCAGCACCCCAGAGACTGCGTGTATTTAGACGTGTCGGCGTCGTAGGCCGCCATATCATCACGCATAATTTTTGCAGTGTAGCGTGCAATATCTAAACCGGTATGAAAACGGTTCTGAGCACGCATGCGTGCAGCGTATTCAGGTTTGATCGCTTCCCATTTGCCGCCTTGAGCTTCGCGCAGTTGGGCCATTGCTTTGATATCGTCGAGCAGTCCTGACATAAGCTGTTTCCTCCGGGGTCATGATAGCTATTCGCAAGTTAGCTTATTCTTATGCTGCACCTGCGAAGATGTGTTCAGCATTATCGAAATTCGCTGCGCTGTCTCTACGCCAATTGTCTCTGAGCAAAACGTCTCTTAGTCAAACGTCGCATCGGAGAGTCATCATTGTTGAGACGCTTATTTAAACGTCGGTTACAGCGTTTCTAGTTTGGCTACCTTCGATGTTGCGCCATAACGCTGCGGTGCAATAACTATCAACGAGAACGGCAGGTTCAACAATTGTCACTTGGGGGCAGAAGGGGTTGTAGTTCAACTACAGGAGCGTGCTGAAACGCTCTGTTTGTGTAGTCGTTTTTCGTCAGGTGAGCTGAAAATGGAGCAAAAAAAGCGCCACATAGCAAATGGCGCTCTTATTGATCGATCACAACAGTAGTGAAAAAAAGAAACTACAGCGTTAGTAACATCTCTCGATGCGGTATTCCAGCATCCATAAAAGTGCTTCCGTGCACTACAAATCCCAAGCGCTGATAAAAGGCGAGAGCGTGCAATTGAGCGCTCAGCGCTACATGGGTATGGCCTGCTTCTCTGGCCGCCTGGATGGCAGCTTCCATAAGTTGATAGCCAATGCCAGCACCACGCGCGCTATCTAATACTGCAACGCGTCCAATATGGCCGTCGGGCAGCAGTCGCGCCGTCCCCACTGGCTGACCCTTAAGATAGGCAATGAAGTGGTGACACTCTTCGTCACGGCCATCCCACTCTTCCTCTTGAGGTACGCACTGCTCTTCGATAAACACCACGCGGCGGATATCGGAGGCTATGTCCTTTAGCGTACTCCAATCACCTTTAATAATCGTTGTCGTCGACACCGCTACTCCTCATCATCCTCTTCGCCCATAAAGCCTAAACTTCCAGTGTTTACTAACTGTGTTATCAGTGCTGCTGCCCCATCAATGGCAAGTACGTCTTCATACATGGGCGATGGGTCTGCAAGCCGCTTGGCAAGATCTTTGGAGCAGGAATGTCCGTCGCCGTCGACAAAGAGCGTGGTGCCATTGGCATCGCTTCGCCAAGCAAAGCGGGAGCCTGGCATATGAAACAGTGGTTCACCGTCTTGTAGTTGCGCAACAAGGTCAATTTCTGTCATTGGCACTTCAAGGGGCGCTACTTGGTCAATATATTTCGGTTGGGTCATGACGCGACCAAACCACTGGGCTATTTGCTCAGGATTATCCAAGGTGGAAAGTACGAACTGGCGCATACGCTCAACGGCAGCATCATCTAATTCACCCACTTGGCTTGCAGGAGACATGCCTGCATCGCTATAGCGGTGGGCGTCAGAAAGCTGCTCTCCTAGATAGTCGGCGTAGGATGTGATGGCTTCATCCGCTGATGGTGCCCTAAACCCTACCGAGATAGTCATGCAGTCGTCGGTTTGACTAACGCCATGGTGCGCCCAGCCGGGGGGAAGATAAAGCATATCGCCCGGTGCTAACGTCCAGTCAGAGTCAGCTTCAATCTCAAAGGTTTCAAGAATACGTAGATCAATACCTTGGATAATAGACGCGTTGTCTGGCTGCTTACCGCCTAGTTGCCAGCGTCGGTGGCCGCTAGCCTGCAATAGGAAAACATCGTATTGGTCGATATGTGGGCCGACGCTACCACCAGGCGGCGCATAGCTGACCATGATGTCGTCCAATCGCCAACGGGGAAGGAAATCAAATTCATCCATTAGTGCAGCGATAGACGGTACGTAGTGATCGACGGCTTGAACAAGGAGGCTCCAGTTGCCTTCCGGCAACCGCTCAAACGTTGCGTCGTCAAACGGGCCGTGGGAAACCTGCCAGGGGCCATCAGGCCCATTTTCTTCTACAAGGCGCGCTTCTACACCGGGTTCGCAGGCAAGCCCGGCTAGCTCATCTGGATCGATGGGGCTAATAAAATCGGGGATAGCGCCACGAATCAGCAGCGGCTTCTGCTGCCAGTAATTGGCCAAGAAGTCTTCAGGCGTTAAATCGCCCAGCAATGTGAGTGGCTTATCGTGTTGGCTCATGGCGTTATCCTAGTTCAAATGAGCGCTGCGTCTTACTAAGGGCGCAGTGCGTCGTTTAGAGTGCAGCAAGCCGCTGGTTAAGTGCTTCGGCTTGAGCCTTCGCATTACCAATATAGCTGGCAGGAGAGAGGGCTTTCAGCTCATTTTTAACCGACTCGGGGAGCTCAAGCGTATCAATAAAAGCAGCAAAGCCTGCTTGGTCAATACGTTTGCCGCGGGTTAATTCTTTAAGCTTTTCGTAGGGCTTTTCGATGCCATAGCGACGCATGACCGTTTGAATTGGCTCAGCCAGTACTTCCCAGCTGTTATCCAGGTCTTCAGCTAAGCGCTCAGGATTTGCTTCCAGTTTGCTGATGCCCTTGAGACTGGCGTGATAGCCAATTAGGCCGTACGCCAGGCCAACGCCTAAGTTGCGCAACACAGTGGAATCCGTCAGGTCGCGCTGCCAGCGTGAAATCGGTAGTTTTTGGGCCAGATGATTAAGCACGGCATTGGCCAACCCAAGGTTGCCTTCCGAGTTTTCAAAGTCAATTGGGTTAACTTTATGCGGCATGGTCGATGAGCCAATTTCGCCTTCGACGGTGCGCTGCTTGAAGTAACCCAGCGAAATATAGCCCCACACGTCGCGATCAAAATCGATCAAAATGGTGTTGAAACGGCAAATTGCATCGAAAAGCTCGGCAATGTAGTCGTGCGGCTCAATCTGTGTGGTATAGGGGTTGAAGTTCAGTCCTAAGCCTTCCACAAAGGTGCGTGCGTTGGCTTCCCAGTCAATGTCTGGGTAGGTCGTCAGGTGGGCGTTGTAATTACCCACAGCACCGTTAATTTTACCCAGAATCTCAACGCGTTCGATTTGTTTGAGCTGGCGCTTAAGGCGGTAGGCCACGTTGGCCATTTCCTTGCCTAGCGTTGTGGGGCTGGCGGTTTGTCCATGGGTGCGTGAAAGCATTGGTTGAGCTGCATGCGCAATGGCCAATTTGGCAATCTCATCGGCGACTTCATGCAGGGTGGGCAGAATGGCCTTTAGCCCATCTGCCAGCATAACGCCGTAGGAAAGATTGTTGATGTCTTCGCTGGTGCAAGCGAAGTGAATAAATTCAGTGACCGCGTTGAGCTCGGGCTGCCCCGCAATCTTCTCTTTCAAGAAATACTCAACTGCTTTGACATCGTGGTTGGTGGTGCGCTCTATTTCTTTAATGCGTTCGGCATCTTCGACAGAAAAGTCACGAATCAACTGCTCAAGAAAAGCCGTCGCTTCGACTGATAGCGGCGGTACTTCGACAATTTGGCTGTGGTCCGCAAGGCGCTGCAGCCAGCGCACTTCCACAATCACGCGAGCACGGATAAGACCGAATTCGCTGAAGTGCTCCCGTAGTGCGGCGGCTTTTGCGCCGTAGCGTCCGTCAACGGGGGAGAGGGCGGTCAAAGCAGAGAGTTGCATGGCTTGGTTTCCAAGGTGGTCTGAAGTCAATGGTTCGAACAGCAATATGTCGAAAAGAAATTGCTCGAAGTGCCGAGATGATCTTTGGGCGCGTTAGCCAAGGCTATCAAGCGCGCGCCTCAACGCTTTACGCTGGAAAACAAGCTTCCAGCGACGGCCGCCTTGCTGGTGCCATAGCAGCGCAAAACGTATGCCCGCCATCAAGCAGGCGCGCACCCGCTCGGGCATCATGCGAGTCTGCAGTAAAGAGGGGTCGCCCTGAACCACGATGCGGGTTTTAAACGTCGAAATGGTTTCTTGGTAGGCATCACCGAGGCTTGCAATCACATTTTCATGAGTGCTGCCGAAGTGCTCTGCCTGCCCCTGTACATGGGAAAGCTTTTGACCAAGTAACTCCATCATATGGCGGTCGGTGCGCAGTTTGTTCATTAAAAGTAGCAGCGAAAAACCGTAACGGAGAACCACAGGATTGGCTTGTTTACGGCCAACCAGGGCTTCGAGTGTTTCTAACCCGCGGCGTAAATTATTGGGATGGCCGCCATAAATAGCTTCAAAGCTTTCCGGGTTAGTGTCCACGGTTGCATTGATGAGTGTTTCCCAGGCGCGAGGATCTACTTGTCCAGTACGCGCGAGTTCATCTACCAAACTAGCGGATTGGAAGACGCCGGCTAGTGCTAGTGCTTGGCGAGCGGCTTGAGAATCCGGCGCGCGATGAATAGGGGTAGCGCTCATGCAGCGGCCTCCGTGGTATTCCAAGTGGCGCGAATAACACCGCCGCCTAAGCAAATTTCATCATCATAAAGCACCAATGACTGGCCCGGTGTAACCGCCCACTGAGGATCATCAAACACCACCTCTACAGTACCATCGGGCAGTGCATGGATTTCACATGGGCAATCACTTTGACGATAGCGGGTTTTTGCGGTGTAACGGCCCTGTGCGGCAGGCGGTTCACCTGCTACCCAATCCATGGCTTCAGTGGCCAAAGCATTGGTGAACAGCAGTGGGTGATGCTTGCCTTGGACGACAATCAATACATTGCGCTCAAGGTCTTTGGCCGCTACGTACCATGGGTCTTCCGAATAGTTGGCGAGACCACCAATGCCTAAGCCTTGGCGCTGCCCAAGGGTGTAGTACATCAGCCCCATATGCTTGCCAATGACATCGCCTCCGGGCGTTTCAATATTGCCGGGTTGTGCGGGCAGGTATTGCTGCAAAAAATCGCGGAAGCGGCGCTCGCCGATAAAGCAAATACCAGTAGAGTCTTTTTTCTTGGCGGTAATAAGATCGTGCTGTTCAGCTAAGGCTCTAACGACAGGTTTTTCCAGCTCACCAACAGGAAACAGAGTGCGAGCAATCGCTGCTTCAGGCACGGCGTGCAGGAAATAGCTTTGATCTTTATTGCTATCTACACCTTTTAGCAGGCGCGGGCGTCCTTCGCGAATCCCTTGTCGAACATAGTGCCCGGTCGCGATTTTATCGGCGCCTAACATTTCAGCGTAGTCTAGAAAGACCTTAAACTTGATTTCTCGGTTGCAAAGGATATCGGGATTGGGCGTTCTGCCCGCTTTATATTCGGCCAAAAAGTGCTCGAAGACGTTATCCCAATACTCAGATGCGAAATTGGCCGTATGCAATTTGATGCCCAGCTTCTCACACACGGCCTCTGCATCGGCAAGATCTTCTTTTGCCGTGCAGTATTCAGTGCCGTCGTCTTCATCCCAATTCTTCATAAACAGGCCCTCAACCTCGTACCCTTGTTGGAGAAGAAGGAGAGCAGAAACCGATGAATCAACGCCGCCCGACATGCCAACGATTACTTTTGGGGTCTCGGGCGCTTCAGGGATAGACGTGCCTTGGGTGGATGTCATTGGCATCCTCAGTTGAAGTAGTGTGCAATTGGGCGCTGATTATACACGATGGAGGCTTGGTGCTTCGAGTGCTTCACTCATGAATCACGGTCAGGGGATAACATTGGCCGTTAATGGCGTTTTCGATCCTTTTAAGTACCAGGGGGCTGCGCAGCCGACCGGCATTGCCGAGGGCTTTGATGTCATTCAATGTGAGCCAGTGAGTGGCGGTGATGTCGCTATCAATGGGGGACGAGAGCATGACGTCTGGTGTGGCTATAAAACCATGGCTATGAAAGGTAAGGCCTTCTGGCGTGTGGAAGACATAAAGACCTAAGTAGTCGGTTAGCGTCACCTGCCAAGCAGTTTCTTCTTGCACTTCGCGCAAGATGGCTACCATAGGACCTTCGCCTGGCTCTACGTGCCCAGCCGGTTGGTTAAAAACGGTTTGCCTACCGCCGCGGGCTTCTTCCACCATTAAGAAACGATTGTTGTGCTGAATCACGCAGGCAACGGTGCTTCTGATGATGGCGTTTTTTATCATCTCACTGCTCATTTGGAGTGCCTGTGCCGAGGTGCGCCGCTGCGCTTTGGCGCTTTAGTGGGGCGTGGAGCGTGCAGTGTTTGTTTGCGCCACTCGCCGGGGGCAAGGTCACCAAGTTGCCATGTGCCAATCGCCGCGCGTATCAATCTCAACGTAGGAAACCCTACATGGGCAGTCATGCGCCGAACTTGGCGGTTACGGCCTTCGCTGATTGTTAACTCTAACCAACTGGTGGTGGGGTGGAGCTTAGGGTCAATCCTTGAGTCGCGTTGTGCAATGGCAGGTGGCTCAATGCGCCGGGCTTTTGCCGGCTGGGTTGGGCCATCTTTTAAGGTGACACCGTTTTTGAGAGCACTAATTGCCTCATCATTAATCTGCCCTTCGAGCTGCACCCAGTAAGTTTTGGGCTGCTTGTGACGTGGGTGGGCGATACGGTGAATGAGGCTGCCGTCATCACTTAATAACAGCAGGCCCTCAGAGTCATAATCAAGCCGCCCTGCGGCGTACACGCCGGGCACATCTATAACATCGGCTAATGTGGCGCGGCCTTGTTTATCGGTAAACTGAGAGAGCATACGATAGGGTTTATGCAGTAAATATAAAGTGCTCATAATCTCTTTAGAAGGGTGCCCTTGATTTGTCGACAATCTCTCATGCGATTAAAATGCAGCGCTGGTATACTTTGAGGCTAATCCTGCAAAGGCAGTTCTTAAAAAGCTGCCTTTGAATAGCGTTTATGTCGTGCTGGAGTTGTCGTAATTATCACTGAAATAACCACCGTAAAAACCACCGATTGATAACCGGGAAAGCCAAATTAAATGGCCCCGCCTGCTTCGCGGCATGGTCTCTCGTTGAAGAAGTCGCGTCGCTCAGGATCTCTATAATCACAGCGATAGAAAAAAGAGGTTAACGCAAAATGTCTAAAACGCCGAAGATCATTTACACGCTCACCGACGAAGCGCCTGCGCTCGCGACATACTCTTTGCTACCGATTATTGATGCTTTCACCGACGCTGCTGGCATCGAGGTGGAAACCCGGGATATCTCCCTGGCGGCTCGCGTTCTCTCTTTATTTCCAGACTACTTGACTGAAGAGCAGCGTATTGAAGACCACTTGGCCGAATTGGGTGCACTTGCCAAGGTTCCTGAAGCCAATATCATCAAATTACCGAATATCAGCGCCTCAATGCCGCAACTGCGCGCTGTGATCAAAGAGCTGCAAGAACAAGGTTACAAGCTGCCCGAGTATCCGGACGACCCAAGCAGCGATGAAGAGAAAGATATCAAAGCGCGCTATGACAAAGTGAAAGGCAGCGCAGTTAACCCTGTATTGCGTGAAGGTAATTCCGACCGTCGCGCACCGAAAGCCGTGAAAGAGTACGCCCGCAAGTACCCGCATTCTATGGGGGAGTGGAGCCAGGCGTCACGTACCCATGTTTCGCACATGCATAGTGGCGACTTCTACCATGGTGAGAAGTCGATGACCCTGGATCGCGCCCGCAACGTCAAGATGGAGCTGATCACCGCCAGCGGTGAAACCAAGGTGCTCAAGCCTCGGGTCGAGCTACTGGAAGGCGAAATCATCGACAGCATGTTTATGAGCAAGAAAGCGCTGCTGGATTTTTACGAGCGTGAAATCGAGGATGCGCGTAAGACCGGTGTGATGTTCTCATTGCACGTAAAAGCGACGATGATGAAGGTGTCGCACCCCATCGTGTTTGGGCACTGCGTCAAAATTTTCTACAAGGACGCCTTTGAGAAGCACGGTGAGCTCTTCAAAGAGTTGGGTGTCGATGTTAACAACGGCATCGCTAATCTCTACGATAAAATTGCGACCTTGCCAGAATCTCAACGTGATGAAGTCATTAGTGACTTGCATGCGTGCCATGACAAGCGCCCAGAGCTGGCAATGGTTGATTCGGCTCGCGGCATCACCAACTTCCACTCACCCAGCGATGTAATTGTTGACGCTTCAATGCCGGCGATGATTCGTGCGGGCGGTAAAATGTACGGTGCTGATGGTCGTCTCAAGGACGTCAAAGCCGTCATGCCTGAGTCGACGTTCGCGCGTATCTATCAGGAGATGATCAACTTCTGTAAGTGGCACGGCGCGTTTGATCCGGCAACTATGGGTACCGTTCCTAATGTTGGTCTAATGGCGCAGAAAGCCGAAGAGTATGGCTCTCACGATAAGACCTTCGAGGTGCCGGAAGATGGTGTTGCTAACATTACTGACCTGGACACAGGCGAAGTACTGCTGTCGCAGACTGTGGAGCAGGGCGATATCTGGCGTATGTGTCAGGTCAAAGATGCACCGATTCGCGACTGGGTGAAGTTGGCTGTTGAGCGCTGCCGTGATTCTGGTATGCCAACGGTGTTCTGGCTCGACCCTTACCGCCCGCACGAAAACGAGTTGATCAAGAAGGTTAAAACGTATCTCAAGGATCACGACACTGATGGGCTTGAAATCCACATCATGTCCCAAGTTCGGGCGATGCGTTACACCCTTGAGCGTGTGATTCGTGGTCTCGACACGATCTCTGTAACAGGTAACATTCTCCGCGATTACCTGACCGACCTATTCCCGATCCTCGAGCTGGGCACTAGTGCTAAAATGCTTTCCATCGTGCCGTTGATGGATGGCGGTGGTCTGTTTGAAACAGGCGCCGGTGGTTCCGCACCTAAGCACGTTCAGCAGCTGCTTGAAGAGAACCACCTGCGTTGGGACAGCCTTGGTGAGTTCCTGGCGCTGGTTGCTTCTTTGGAGCATCTCGCCAAACGTTTTGGCAACGACCGTGCTAAGTTGCTGGCGAAAGCGTTGGATGAAGCTAACGGCAAGTTCCTAGAAAGCAACAAATCACCTTCACGCAAAGTGGGCGAGCTTGATAACCGTGGCAGCCACTTCTATTTGGCGCTGTATTGGGCAGAAGCATTGGCAGCTCAAGATCAAGACGCTGAATTGAAAACACGCTTTGCCCGTTTGGTAGAAACGCTGAAAGCCAATGAAGCTACCATCATTGACGAGCTGAATAGCGTGCAAGGCCAGCCTGTTGACCTTAAAGGCTATTACCACCCGAATGGGGAAGTGGCGAGCCAAGTCATGCGCCCAAGTAAGACGCTCAACGAAGCCCTTGCAATGGTCGCTAACGGTTAAGACTTAAATCACCAGCAATCTGCGCTGCCGTTGAGCAACGCGTATTAAAACGCTGTGATCTCCCTCGCCCGCCTTGGTGGGCGAGGGTTTTTTGTCTTATTTAGTATGCTAATTTTGTATTTTCCATGAACCCTTGCTGGTAACGAGCGTCTTACTGTGGAGAGCAAAATCAGAGTGATCGAATCTAGCGTAATTAAAGTTAGTGCACTTAAAGCTAGGATGGATGATTCAAGCGCCGTAAGACACCACCCGCCAGCTAAGAGACGATAAACCTTGCTGCTTATGCCTACTACAGACAGCCTATACATCATGGCTACCCTGCACGCAGGAATGACTCGGCCTGATGCGCCTGAATACGATGATGACCTAGCCGTTCAGTCAGCTGAGCCTGAGCTTGCTCGGCCGCCGTTGTACAAAGTGATACTTCACAACGATGATTTCACGCCGATGGAGTTTGTCGTCGAGGTATTGCAGGGATTTTTTAACATGGATAGTGAGCAAGCGGTGCAAGTGATGCTTGCGGTGCATACCCAAGGTAAAGCGACGTGCGGTATCTTTACACGGGATATTGCAGAAACGAAAAGTTACCAAGTCAATGAATATGCCCGCGAATGCGAGCATCCTTTAATGTGTGATATCGAAGCTGCTGACTGAAAGCGTTGAAAAAAATTAGCGATGGGCCTTGCAAGTGCGCCATTTGTACCCGATGTTGAAAGTGCCGGTCGATTAAACTGATCCGACGCAAGCCCTAGGTGGCGATAAGCCCTAGGTAGTAGCGAAAAGGGGACTGCCATGCTGAGCAAAGAACTTGAACTTACCCTGAACACGGCCTTCACCGTGGCTCGCTCAAAGCGCCACGAGTTTATGACCGTTGAGCACTTGCTCCTGGCGCTGCTGGATAATGCGTCAGCGGTTGATGT is part of the Halomonas sp. GT genome and harbors:
- the hflD gene encoding high frequency lysogenization protein HflD; translated protein: MSATPIHRAPDSQAARQALALAGVFQSASLVDELARTGQVDPRAWETLINATVDTNPESFEAIYGGHPNNLRRGLETLEALVGRKQANPVVLRYGFSLLLLMNKLRTDRHMMELLGQKLSHVQGQAEHFGSTHENVIASLGDAYQETISTFKTRIVVQGDPSLLQTRMMPERVRACLMAGIRFALLWHQQGGRRWKLVFQRKALRRALDSLG
- a CDS encoding isocitrate lyase → MSGLLDDIKAMAQLREAQGGKWEAIKPEYAARMRAQNRFHTGLDIARYTAKIMRDDMAAYDADTSKYTQSLGCWHGFIGQQKLISIKKHFGTTKRSYLYLSGWMVAALRSEFGPLPDQSMHEKTSVADLIEELYTFLKQADAWELNHLFRALDDAKEAGDSAKEQELISKIDNYETHIVPIIADIDAGFGNAEATYLLAKKFIQAGACCIQLENQVSDEKQCGHQDGKVTVPHEDFLAKINAVRYAFLELGIEDGVIVARTDSLGAGLTQKIAVTNEPGDLGDQYNSFLDGDVIENASDINNGDVVIKQNGKLVKPKRLASGLYQFKPGTGEDRVVLDCITSLQNGADLLWIETEKPHVGQIASMVNRIRAVVPDAKLVYNNSPSFNWTLNFRQQVFDAWEKEGKDVSAYQRDKLMGVEYDNTELGQLADEWTRNFQRDGAREAGIFHHLITLPTYHTAALSTDNLAKGYFGDEGMLAYVAGVQRQEIRQGIATVRHQDMAGSNIGDDHKEFFHGDAALKAGGKDNTMNQFG
- the clpS gene encoding ATP-dependent Clp protease adapter ClpS codes for the protein MATLHAGMTRPDAPEYDDDLAVQSAEPELARPPLYKVILHNDDFTPMEFVVEVLQGFFNMDSEQAVQVMLAVHTQGKATCGIFTRDIAETKSYQVNEYARECEHPLMCDIEAAD
- a CDS encoding pseudouridine synthase — protein: MSTLYLLHKPYRMLSQFTDKQGRATLADVIDVPGVYAAGRLDYDSEGLLLLSDDGSLIHRIAHPRHKQPKTYWVQLEGQINDEAISALKNGVTLKDGPTQPAKARRIEPPAIAQRDSRIDPKLHPTTSWLELTISEGRNRQVRRMTAHVGFPTLRLIRAAIGTWQLGDLAPGEWRKQTLHAPRPTKAPKRSGAPRHRHSK
- the mnmA gene encoding tRNA 2-thiouridine(34) synthase MnmA, with translation MTSTQGTSIPEAPETPKVIVGMSGGVDSSVSALLLLQQGYEVEGLFMKNWDEDDGTEYCTAKEDLADAEAVCEKLGIKLHTANFASEYWDNVFEHFLAEYKAGRTPNPDILCNREIKFKVFLDYAEMLGADKIATGHYVRQGIREGRPRLLKGVDSNKDQSYFLHAVPEAAIARTLFPVGELEKPVVRALAEQHDLITAKKKDSTGICFIGERRFRDFLQQYLPAQPGNIETPGGDVIGKHMGLMYYTLGQRQGLGIGGLANYSEDPWYVAAKDLERNVLIVVQGKHHPLLFTNALATEAMDWVAGEPPAAQGRYTAKTRYRQSDCPCEIHALPDGTVEVVFDDPQWAVTPGQSLVLYDDEICLGGGVIRATWNTTEAAA
- a CDS encoding NADP-dependent isocitrate dehydrogenase, with translation MSKTPKIIYTLTDEAPALATYSLLPIIDAFTDAAGIEVETRDISLAARVLSLFPDYLTEEQRIEDHLAELGALAKVPEANIIKLPNISASMPQLRAVIKELQEQGYKLPEYPDDPSSDEEKDIKARYDKVKGSAVNPVLREGNSDRRAPKAVKEYARKYPHSMGEWSQASRTHVSHMHSGDFYHGEKSMTLDRARNVKMELITASGETKVLKPRVELLEGEIIDSMFMSKKALLDFYEREIEDARKTGVMFSLHVKATMMKVSHPIVFGHCVKIFYKDAFEKHGELFKELGVDVNNGIANLYDKIATLPESQRDEVISDLHACHDKRPELAMVDSARGITNFHSPSDVIVDASMPAMIRAGGKMYGADGRLKDVKAVMPESTFARIYQEMINFCKWHGAFDPATMGTVPNVGLMAQKAEEYGSHDKTFEVPEDGVANITDLDTGEVLLSQTVEQGDIWRMCQVKDAPIRDWVKLAVERCRDSGMPTVFWLDPYRPHENELIKKVKTYLKDHDTDGLEIHIMSQVRAMRYTLERVIRGLDTISVTGNILRDYLTDLFPILELGTSAKMLSIVPLMDGGGLFETGAGGSAPKHVQQLLEENHLRWDSLGEFLALVASLEHLAKRFGNDRAKLLAKALDEANGKFLESNKSPSRKVGELDNRGSHFYLALYWAEALAAQDQDAELKTRFARLVETLKANEATIIDELNSVQGQPVDLKGYYHPNGEVASQVMRPSKTLNEALAMVANG
- a CDS encoding NUDIX hydrolase, which produces MIKNAIIRSTVACVIQHNNRFLMVEEARGGRQTVFNQPAGHVEPGEGPMVAILREVQEETAWQVTLTDYLGLYVFHTPEGLTFHSHGFIATPDVMLSSPIDSDITATHWLTLNDIKALGNAGRLRSPLVLKRIENAINGQCYPLTVIHE
- the purB gene encoding adenylosuccinate lyase, yielding MQLSALTALSPVDGRYGAKAAALREHFSEFGLIRARVIVEVRWLQRLADHSQIVEVPPLSVEATAFLEQLIRDFSVEDAERIKEIERTTNHDVKAVEYFLKEKIAGQPELNAVTEFIHFACTSEDINNLSYGVMLADGLKAILPTLHEVADEIAKLAIAHAAQPMLSRTHGQTASPTTLGKEMANVAYRLKRQLKQIERVEILGKINGAVGNYNAHLTTYPDIDWEANARTFVEGLGLNFNPYTTQIEPHDYIAELFDAICRFNTILIDFDRDVWGYISLGYFKQRTVEGEIGSSTMPHKVNPIDFENSEGNLGLANAVLNHLAQKLPISRWQRDLTDSTVLRNLGVGLAYGLIGYHASLKGISKLEANPERLAEDLDNSWEVLAEPIQTVMRRYGIEKPYEKLKELTRGKRIDQAGFAAFIDTLELPESVKNELKALSPASYIGNAKAQAEALNQRLAAL
- a CDS encoding cupin domain-containing protein, whose product is MSQHDKPLTLLGDLTPEDFLANYWQQKPLLIRGAIPDFISPIDPDELAGLACEPGVEARLVEENGPDGPWQVSHGPFDDATFERLPEGNWSLLVQAVDHYVPSIAALMDEFDFLPRWRLDDIMVSYAPPGGSVGPHIDQYDVFLLQASGHRRWQLGGKQPDNASIIQGIDLRILETFEIEADSDWTLAPGDMLYLPPGWAHHGVSQTDDCMTISVGFRAPSADEAITSYADYLGEQLSDAHRYSDAGMSPASQVGELDDAAVERMRQFVLSTLDNPEQIAQWFGRVMTQPKYIDQVAPLEVPMTEIDLVAQLQDGEPLFHMPGSRFAWRSDANGTTLFVDGDGHSCSKDLAKRLADPSPMYEDVLAIDGAAALITQLVNTGSLGFMGEEDDEE
- a CDS encoding GNAT family N-acetyltransferase, producing MSTTTIIKGDWSTLKDIASDIRRVVFIEEQCVPQEEEWDGRDEECHHFIAYLKGQPVGTARLLPDGHIGRVAVLDSARGAGIGYQLMEAAIQAAREAGHTHVALSAQLHALAFYQRLGFVVHGSTFMDAGIPHREMLLTL